The Polypterus senegalus isolate Bchr_013 chromosome 1, ASM1683550v1, whole genome shotgun sequence genome includes a window with the following:
- the LOC120540804 gene encoding uncharacterized protein LOC120540804, whose amino-acid sequence MLVKVNYLQVKKYIKLQDGFTFEEFLDEDFSPTATSMPSTCTDPLSNSSDVEGLERTQLNLSASSNFNNGREVTSAEKAKRIVQNALKEKPGGLDVLEEYELTKTLKHSMRRQLVNVLVSHMTEVHGRIPTLKQRETYALGIVSLFPALRDPYSLKGYLNQDFILLFNAETSAKLLEQSEMAFKLKVIEEAKSLTLTAELQSHISAAEKQSENGRKEVKISPTDSVNRLVHFHKSCPSIEEHLRVRDGHQPYLLAVGRTRKRIDIFYVIVNKQLIPCAGATSPSAIDELFKLHYVINLTYEESLANVYTFLQTTVYNIDIGLTNESPRVRELCVKLLNNV is encoded by the exons ATGCTAGTGAAGGTGAATTACCTTCAGGTGAAGAAATACATCAAATTGCAAGATGGGTTCACATTTGAGGAGTTTCTAGACGAAG actttTCACCCACAGCTACCTCAATGCCAAGTACATGCACTGATCCACTTTCAAACTCCAGTGATGTAGAAGGGTTGGAGAGAACCCAACTGAACTTGTCTGCAAGCTCAAACTTTAATAATGGCAGAGAAGTCACAAGTGCTGAAAAGGCAAAACGG ATTGTTCAAAATGCCCTGAAAGAGAAACCTGGTGGTTTGGATGTTCTCGAGGAATATGAGTTAACTAAAACACTGAAACACAGCATGAGACGACAGCTTGTTAATGTTCTTGTTAGCCATATGACTGAGGTTCATGG GAGGATTCCCACACTTAAACAGAGAGAGACGTATGCCTTGGGCATTGTTTCTCTTTTCCCTGCTCTAAGAGACCCATATTCATTGAAGGGCTAT TTAAATCAAGACTTTATTTTGCTCTTCAATGCTGAAACATCTGCAAAATTGCTTGAGCAGTCGGAGATGGCATTCAAGCTAAAAGTCATTGAAGAAGCAAAGTCTCTCACTTTGACAGCAGAACTTCAAAGTCACATCAGTGCAGCAGAGAAACAGTCTGAAAATG GGAGAAAGGAAGTTAAAATTAGTCCCACTGATTCTGTTAACAGGCTTGTACATTTTCATAAG TCCTGTCCCAGCATTGAAGAACATCTCAGGGTGAGAGACGGCCACCAACCATACCTACTTGCAGTAGGACGAACCAGGAAGAGGATTGACATTTTTTATGTCATTGTTAACAAGCAGCTCATCCCCTGTGCAGGAGCCACCTCCCCAAGTGCCATAGATGAACTTTTCAAACTTCATTACGTCATTAACCTAACCTATGAGGAATCCCTGGCAAATGTCTACACCTTTCTACAGACAACAGTCTACAACATTGACATAGGTCTAACAAATGAGTCGCCAAGAGTGAGAGAACTATGCGTGaaattgttaaacaatgtttaa